One region of Vitis vinifera cultivar Pinot Noir 40024 chromosome 1, ASM3070453v1 genomic DNA includes:
- the LOC100253975 gene encoding uncharacterized protein LOC100253975 isoform X4, which produces MGKLLYDSSGGGESFKTPPPTGHWRDPQVTSVDSIEVVDVVDQVTWENVSGLQDQQRRHLQRIHQKGVLWKHPDGESSPAAAKSVVFRLSHGGDVDPDGNCLFTASKKAMRCEIDARELRRRTVKRFLEDLGSLSSVERESANDAIKHMYSPDLRSGWGIHVIQEVKLLARKEDREGLDAAVGELLDLGMQREMAAESIYKERCIAVDDGSSWAKYMSISGSPDDEYDIISLQYTEEGLLTVDENREGHAAAFGDDIAIECLATEFKREIFVVQAHGSDAMVDEENCVFFLPHRPRGRICEPPFFLFMKGTDQQ; this is translated from the exons ATGGGAAAATTATTGTATGATTCGTCGGGAGGAGGTGAGTCGTTTAAAACTCCACCTCCGACCGGTCATTGGAGAGATCCGCAGGTGACTTCGGTCGATAGTATCGAGGTTGTCGATGTGGTGGACCAGGTCACATGGGAGAACGTAAGCGGCCTACAGGACCAGCAGAGAAGGCATCTACAGAGAATCCACCAGAAGGGCGTGCTGTGGAAGCACCCGGACGGTGAGTCGTCGCCGGCGGCGGCGAAATCGGTGGTATTCCGGCTGTCTCACGGCGGAGATGTGGATCCTGATGGGAACTGCCTCTTCACTGCGTCTAAGAAGGCGATGAGGTGCGAGATCGATGCCCGGGAACTCCGGCGGCGGACTGTGAAACGATTCTTGGAAGATCTCGGATCGTTAAGCAGCGTGGAGAGAGAAAGTGCCAACGATGCGATTAAGCACATGTATTCGCCTGATCTAAGGTCTGGTTGGGGAATCCATGTGATTCAGGAGGTGAAGTTGTTGGCGAGGAAGGAGGACCGGGAGGGTTTGGATGCTGCCGTTGGCGAACTGCTTGATCTTGGAATGCAGAG AGAAATGGCAGCAGAGTCTATTTACAAGGAGAGATGTATTGCTGTGGATGACGGCTCGAGTTGGGCCAAATACATGTCTATCTCTGGTTCTCCTGATGATGAATATGACATCATCTCTTTGCAATATACTGAGGAGGGTTTATTGACTGTAGATGAGAATAGAGAAGGTCATGCTGCCGCTTTTGGAGATGATATAGCCATTGAATGTCTTGCCACAGAGTTCAAGCGAGAGATATTTGTT GTGCAAGCACATGGATCAGATGCAATGGTTGATGaggaaaattgtgttttcttCTTACCACATCGTCCGAGAGGTCGAATTTGTGAACCtcccttctttcttttcatGAAAGGAACAG ATCAGCAATAG
- the LOC132253838 gene encoding heavy metal-associated isoprenylated plant protein 8-like: MGKKNGENEKKGTTGDPKSGDKKQEESKEDIILKVYMHCEGCANKVLKSLRGFDGVEEVETDRKNHKVIVKGEKADPLKVLERVKKKCGKNVELLSPIPKAKEPQENKKEAKEEPRVMIVVLKVYMHCENCAVEIKKAILKMKGVRTVEPDTKNSTVTVKGVFDPPKLIDHLHNRAGKHAVILKQNEEKKQKKQEVKEMRETDKKSDIKEGIEEQWGNEIDSDFFYYNSQYPYQHLYPYQFFSEENTNACSIL, translated from the exons ATGGGAAAG aaaaatggtgaaaatgagaaaaaaggcACAACAGGGGATCCAAAAAGTGGAGATAAGAAGCAAGAAGAGTCAAAGGAAGATATCATTTTGAAGGTTTACATGCACTGTGAAGGATGTGCAAACAAGGTTTTGAAAAGCCTGAGAGGTTTTGATG gaGTTGAAGAAGTTGAGACAGATCGTAAGAATCATAAAGTGATAGTGAAGGGAGAAAAGGCTGATCCATTGAAGGTTTTGGAGAGGGTTAAGAAGAAATGTGGGAAAAATGTAGAGCTTCTCTCCCCCATTCCCAAAGCCAAAGAGCCTCAAGAGAATAAGAAAGAAGCGAAAGAagag CCTAGAGTGATGATTGTGGTGCTTAAGGTGTATATGCACTGTGAGAATTGTGCGGTAGAAATCAAGAAAGctatattgaaaatgaaag GAGTTCGAACAGTGGAGCCAGATACAAAAAACTCGACTGTGACAGTGAAAGGAGTGTTTGATCCACCAAAGCTGATTGATCATCTCCATAATCGAGCAGGAAAACATGCAGTAATCTTAAAGCAAAATGAAGAGAAGAAGCAGAAGAAACAAGAAGTGAAGGAGATGAGGGAGACCGACAAGAAAAGTGATATAAAAGAGGGAATCGAAGAGCAGTGGGGAAATGAAATTGATTCCGACTTTTTCTATTATAATTCTCAATATCCTTATCAACATTTATACccttatcaattttttagtgaGGAAAATACTAATGCTTGTTCGATATTGTGA
- the LOC100253975 gene encoding uncharacterized protein LOC100253975 isoform X1, producing MGKLLYDSSGGGESFKTPPPTGHWRDPQVTSVDSIEVVDVVDQVTWENVSGLQDQQRRHLQRIHQKGVLWKHPDGESSPAAAKSVVFRLSHGGDVDPDGNCLFTASKKAMRCEIDARELRRRTVKRFLEDLGSLSSVERESANDAIKHMYSPDLRSGWGIHVIQEVKLLARKEDREGLDAAVGELLDLGMQREMAAESIYKERCIAVDDGSSWAKYMSISGSPDDEYDIISLQYTEEGLLTVDENREGHAAAFGDDIAIECLATEFKREIFVVRRHWSLSSFLFSLVLSICPVAWNSDFLMPVSYAFSSSQIFSYSVKSISVKLMKLKMKKKETHNNYIRFFFLCLNVFKMIGCVFNWYVTTYVFLYLLL from the exons ATGGGAAAATTATTGTATGATTCGTCGGGAGGAGGTGAGTCGTTTAAAACTCCACCTCCGACCGGTCATTGGAGAGATCCGCAGGTGACTTCGGTCGATAGTATCGAGGTTGTCGATGTGGTGGACCAGGTCACATGGGAGAACGTAAGCGGCCTACAGGACCAGCAGAGAAGGCATCTACAGAGAATCCACCAGAAGGGCGTGCTGTGGAAGCACCCGGACGGTGAGTCGTCGCCGGCGGCGGCGAAATCGGTGGTATTCCGGCTGTCTCACGGCGGAGATGTGGATCCTGATGGGAACTGCCTCTTCACTGCGTCTAAGAAGGCGATGAGGTGCGAGATCGATGCCCGGGAACTCCGGCGGCGGACTGTGAAACGATTCTTGGAAGATCTCGGATCGTTAAGCAGCGTGGAGAGAGAAAGTGCCAACGATGCGATTAAGCACATGTATTCGCCTGATCTAAGGTCTGGTTGGGGAATCCATGTGATTCAGGAGGTGAAGTTGTTGGCGAGGAAGGAGGACCGGGAGGGTTTGGATGCTGCCGTTGGCGAACTGCTTGATCTTGGAATGCAGAG AGAAATGGCAGCAGAGTCTATTTACAAGGAGAGATGTATTGCTGTGGATGACGGCTCGAGTTGGGCCAAATACATGTCTATCTCTGGTTCTCCTGATGATGAATATGACATCATCTCTTTGCAATATACTGAGGAGGGTTTATTGACTGTAGATGAGAATAGAGAAGGTCATGCTGCCGCTTTTGGAGATGATATAGCCATTGAATGTCTTGCCACAGAGTTCAAGCGAGAGATATTTGTTGTAAGAAGACATTGGTCCCTTAGTTCGTTTCTATTTTCCTTGGTTCTTTCCATATGCCCAGTTGCTTGGAATTCTGACTTTTTAATGCCTGTTTCTTATGCCTTTTCCTCATCTCAAATCTTTTCTTATTCAGTTAAGTCCATTAGtgtaaaattaatgaaattaaaaatgaaaaagaaagagacCCATAACAAttacatcagatttttttttttgtgcctgAATGTATTCAAAATGATTGGATGTGTGTTTAATTGGTATGTCACAACATATGTATTTTTGTACCTTTTACTGTAG
- the LOC100253975 gene encoding uncharacterized protein LOC100253975 isoform X3, translated as MGKLLYDSSGGGESFKTPPPTGHWRDPQVTSVDSIEVVDVVDQVTWENVSGLQDQQRRHLQRIHQKGVLWKHPDGESSPAAAKSVVFRLSHGGDVDPDGNCLFTASKKAMRCEIDARELRRRTVKRFLEDLGSLSSVERESANDAIKHMYSPDLRSGWGIHVIQEVKLLARKEDREGLDAAVGELLDLGMQREMAAESIYKERCIAVDDGSSWAKYMSISGSPDDEYDIISLQYTEEGLLTVDENREGHAAAFGDDIAIECLATEFKREIFVVQAHGSDAMVDEENCVFFLPHRPRGRICEPPFFLFMKGTGWSGAGADHYEPLIAHPSSAVSQEKVAWVL; from the exons ATGGGAAAATTATTGTATGATTCGTCGGGAGGAGGTGAGTCGTTTAAAACTCCACCTCCGACCGGTCATTGGAGAGATCCGCAGGTGACTTCGGTCGATAGTATCGAGGTTGTCGATGTGGTGGACCAGGTCACATGGGAGAACGTAAGCGGCCTACAGGACCAGCAGAGAAGGCATCTACAGAGAATCCACCAGAAGGGCGTGCTGTGGAAGCACCCGGACGGTGAGTCGTCGCCGGCGGCGGCGAAATCGGTGGTATTCCGGCTGTCTCACGGCGGAGATGTGGATCCTGATGGGAACTGCCTCTTCACTGCGTCTAAGAAGGCGATGAGGTGCGAGATCGATGCCCGGGAACTCCGGCGGCGGACTGTGAAACGATTCTTGGAAGATCTCGGATCGTTAAGCAGCGTGGAGAGAGAAAGTGCCAACGATGCGATTAAGCACATGTATTCGCCTGATCTAAGGTCTGGTTGGGGAATCCATGTGATTCAGGAGGTGAAGTTGTTGGCGAGGAAGGAGGACCGGGAGGGTTTGGATGCTGCCGTTGGCGAACTGCTTGATCTTGGAATGCAGAG AGAAATGGCAGCAGAGTCTATTTACAAGGAGAGATGTATTGCTGTGGATGACGGCTCGAGTTGGGCCAAATACATGTCTATCTCTGGTTCTCCTGATGATGAATATGACATCATCTCTTTGCAATATACTGAGGAGGGTTTATTGACTGTAGATGAGAATAGAGAAGGTCATGCTGCCGCTTTTGGAGATGATATAGCCATTGAATGTCTTGCCACAGAGTTCAAGCGAGAGATATTTGTT GTGCAAGCACATGGATCAGATGCAATGGTTGATGaggaaaattgtgttttcttCTTACCACATCGTCCGAGAGGTCGAATTTGTGAACCtcccttctttcttttcatGAAAGGAACAG GCTGGAGTGGTGCTGGAGCGGATCACTATGAGCCCCTGATTGCTCATCCTTCTTCAGCCGTATCCCAGGAGAAAGTTGCTTGGGTACTCTGA
- the LOC100253975 gene encoding uncharacterized protein LOC100253975 isoform X2, translating to MGKLLYDSSGGGESFKTPPPTGHWRDPQVTSVDSIEVVDVVDQVTWENVSGLQDQQRRHLQRIHQKGVLWKHPDGESSPAAAKSVVFRLSHGGDVDPDGNCLFTASKKAMRCEIDARELRRRTVKRFLEDLGSLSSVERESANDAIKHMYSPDLRSGWGIHVIQEVKLLARKEDREGLDAAVGELLDLGMQREMAAESIYKERCIAVDDGSSWAKYMSISGSPDDEYDIISLQYTEEGLLTVDENREGHAAAFGDDIAIECLATEFKREIFVVQAHGSDAMVDEENCVFFLPHRPRGRICEPPFFLFMKGTGKKSFSLLDFTIVPHDGNWMPSLACVSLPVEC from the exons ATGGGAAAATTATTGTATGATTCGTCGGGAGGAGGTGAGTCGTTTAAAACTCCACCTCCGACCGGTCATTGGAGAGATCCGCAGGTGACTTCGGTCGATAGTATCGAGGTTGTCGATGTGGTGGACCAGGTCACATGGGAGAACGTAAGCGGCCTACAGGACCAGCAGAGAAGGCATCTACAGAGAATCCACCAGAAGGGCGTGCTGTGGAAGCACCCGGACGGTGAGTCGTCGCCGGCGGCGGCGAAATCGGTGGTATTCCGGCTGTCTCACGGCGGAGATGTGGATCCTGATGGGAACTGCCTCTTCACTGCGTCTAAGAAGGCGATGAGGTGCGAGATCGATGCCCGGGAACTCCGGCGGCGGACTGTGAAACGATTCTTGGAAGATCTCGGATCGTTAAGCAGCGTGGAGAGAGAAAGTGCCAACGATGCGATTAAGCACATGTATTCGCCTGATCTAAGGTCTGGTTGGGGAATCCATGTGATTCAGGAGGTGAAGTTGTTGGCGAGGAAGGAGGACCGGGAGGGTTTGGATGCTGCCGTTGGCGAACTGCTTGATCTTGGAATGCAGAG AGAAATGGCAGCAGAGTCTATTTACAAGGAGAGATGTATTGCTGTGGATGACGGCTCGAGTTGGGCCAAATACATGTCTATCTCTGGTTCTCCTGATGATGAATATGACATCATCTCTTTGCAATATACTGAGGAGGGTTTATTGACTGTAGATGAGAATAGAGAAGGTCATGCTGCCGCTTTTGGAGATGATATAGCCATTGAATGTCTTGCCACAGAGTTCAAGCGAGAGATATTTGTT GTGCAAGCACATGGATCAGATGCAATGGTTGATGaggaaaattgtgttttcttCTTACCACATCGTCCGAGAGGTCGAATTTGTGAACCtcccttctttcttttcatGAAAGGAACAGGTAAGAAATCTTTTTCATTATTGGATTTTACCATTGTTCCTCATGATGGAAATTGGATGCCAAGCTTGGCATGCGTTTCATTACCTGTGGAGTGCTGA